The following proteins come from a genomic window of Geomonas sp. RF6:
- a CDS encoding UDP-N-acetylmuramoyl-tripeptide--D-alanyl-D-alanine ligase has translation MFSLFEIAEATGGTVRGEGNALAGGVSTDSRSVAAGELFIPLRGERFDGHAFIGTALERGASIILVEEGWLAGNSLPGTVPAVVVKDTLRALGDLAAWHRSRFDIPVVGVTGSNGKTTTKEMLARILSETGPGLKTEGNLNNLIGLPLTVLRMNGRHRWAVLEMGMSEFGEIDRLAEIAAPKVGIITNAFSAHLETLGSVEGVARAKGELFLRLKDGCWAVYNVDDPLISKLPIPLGVKSLAFGLRGAEVSSASIKSLGVRGESFTLRLPEDEFQIHLKAFGRHSVYNALAAAAAASALGVEGELIRKGLEEFTPADKRFQLEDLSGVVLVDDSYNANPASMGAALTTLTEINGGGHIHAVLGDMLELGKASAAAHRELGRTAAGCVDRLYLLGDMAETVAAGAIEAGLPHDRVLVGKDHAEILESLLIHLGEGDCVLVKGSRGMKMERVAQGVRQAYDAKVQGDNH, from the coding sequence ATGTTCAGCTTATTTGAAATAGCCGAGGCGACCGGCGGCACCGTTCGCGGCGAGGGAAACGCCCTCGCCGGCGGCGTTTCCACCGATTCCCGCAGCGTTGCAGCCGGAGAGCTCTTCATCCCGCTGCGCGGGGAGCGCTTCGACGGGCACGCCTTCATCGGCACCGCTCTCGAGCGCGGCGCCTCCATCATCCTCGTGGAAGAGGGGTGGCTCGCCGGCAACTCCCTCCCCGGGACGGTTCCCGCAGTCGTGGTGAAAGACACGCTGCGCGCCCTCGGCGATCTCGCCGCCTGGCATCGCAGCCGCTTCGACATTCCCGTCGTCGGGGTCACCGGCAGCAACGGCAAGACCACCACGAAGGAGATGCTCGCACGCATCCTCTCCGAGACGGGGCCGGGGCTGAAGACCGAGGGGAACCTGAACAACCTCATCGGCCTCCCCCTCACCGTGCTGCGCATGAACGGTCGCCACCGCTGGGCAGTCCTGGAGATGGGGATGAGCGAGTTCGGGGAGATCGACCGCCTGGCTGAGATCGCCGCTCCTAAAGTGGGGATCATCACCAACGCCTTCTCCGCCCACCTGGAGACCCTTGGGAGTGTGGAGGGGGTGGCCCGCGCGAAGGGAGAGCTCTTCCTGCGCCTGAAGGACGGCTGCTGGGCGGTGTACAACGTGGACGATCCGCTGATCTCCAAGCTCCCGATCCCGCTCGGGGTAAAGAGTCTCGCCTTCGGCCTGCGCGGCGCGGAGGTAAGCTCCGCCTCCATAAAGAGTCTGGGCGTTCGCGGCGAGAGCTTTACCCTTCGCCTGCCTGAAGATGAATTCCAGATCCACCTGAAGGCGTTCGGCAGGCACAGCGTGTACAATGCGCTGGCGGCTGCTGCCGCCGCCTCCGCGCTCGGGGTGGAGGGGGAGCTCATCAGGAAGGGGCTGGAGGAATTCACCCCCGCGGACAAGAGGTTCCAGCTGGAGGATCTCTCAGGCGTCGTCCTCGTGGACGACAGCTACAACGCCAATCCGGCCTCCATGGGTGCGGCTCTTACCACGCTCACGGAGATCAACGGGGGCGGGCACATCCACGCGGTACTCGGCGACATGCTGGAGCTTGGAAAGGCGAGCGCGGCGGCTCACCGCGAGCTCGGGCGCACCGCAGCCGGATGCGTCGACCGGCTGTACCTCCTCGGTGACATGGCCGAAACGGTCGCCGCAGGCGCCATCGAGGCGGGGCTTCCGCATGACCGGGTCCTCGTGGGAAAAGATCACGCGGAGATCCTCGAGTCGCTCCTCATACACCTCGGCGAGGGGGACTGCGTCCTCGTGAAGGGATCGCGCGGCATGAAAATGGAGCGGGTAGCGCAGGGCGTGCGCCAGGCATACGACGCAAAGGTACAGGGGGACAACCACTAA
- the mraZ gene encoding division/cell wall cluster transcriptional repressor MraZ, whose product MFRGKFETTIDPKGRTSLPAKFREVLVETFGDERFFLTNSNPVRLANGLYSSGLAIYPYKEWLSLEEKLMSGASLGLGSAELAAVKRRIIAPAVECVADKLGRVLVPSDLRKSAFLDREILFVGLLNKAEVWSLAEWDKVSRQDEENFPIDSPALAALGL is encoded by the coding sequence ATGTTCCGGGGAAAATTCGAGACGACAATCGATCCGAAGGGGAGGACGAGCCTCCCTGCAAAGTTCCGCGAGGTACTCGTGGAAACCTTCGGAGACGAGCGTTTTTTCCTCACCAACTCGAACCCGGTGCGGCTGGCAAACGGCCTCTACTCCTCGGGGCTGGCGATTTACCCCTACAAGGAGTGGCTCTCCCTGGAGGAGAAGCTCATGTCCGGCGCCTCACTCGGGCTCGGCTCGGCGGAGCTTGCCGCGGTGAAGCGCAGGATCATCGCCCCCGCGGTGGAGTGCGTGGCGGACAAGCTCGGGCGCGTGCTCGTGCCGAGCGATCTGCGAAAGAGCGCGTTTCTCGACAGGGAGATCCTTTTTGTCGGGCTTTTGAACAAGGCGGAAGTCTGGAGCCTTGCTGAGTGGGACAAGGTGAGCCGTCAGGACGAGGAGAACTTCCCGATCGATTCCCCGGCGCTCGCCGCCCTCGGACTATAA
- a CDS encoding Nif3-like dinuclear metal center hexameric protein → MITPRLSDIVGITNKIAPLHLAESWDNVGLQVGDPAASVNRIMTALDPGRPAIEAAVQAGCNLLVTHHPFIFTPLKKIVATDEVGSLLLLAIKNDLGVISLHTNYDIVSGGVNDLLAARLGVQDPQPLKVTASQEFLKLVVFVPEGHEEALLKGLSPFSPHLGNYRDCSFQGAGVGRFTPLDGANPYLGKVGTPEAAQESRLELLVRKELLTPALAALKKAHPYEEPAFDLYPVLNRGEALGIGRIGTLPEALPAAAFAGIVKERLGAPALRLVGSPERSVRKVALCGGSGSSLLMEAARKGADLLVTGDLKYHEARDAEALGVAVIDAGHFATEYPMVDAMAQALREALAAKRFEAEVTAFKGEREPFSYL, encoded by the coding sequence ATGATAACACCAAGACTTTCAGATATAGTCGGAATCACTAACAAAATAGCTCCTCTGCACCTCGCGGAGAGCTGGGACAACGTAGGGCTCCAGGTCGGGGACCCTGCGGCTAGTGTGAACCGGATCATGACCGCGCTCGACCCGGGACGCCCCGCGATTGAGGCGGCAGTCCAGGCAGGATGCAACCTCCTGGTGACCCACCACCCCTTCATCTTCACCCCGCTAAAGAAGATTGTGGCCACTGACGAAGTCGGCAGCCTCCTCCTTCTCGCCATCAAGAACGATCTCGGCGTCATCTCGCTGCACACGAACTACGACATCGTCTCCGGCGGCGTCAACGACCTTCTGGCGGCGCGCCTCGGGGTGCAGGACCCTCAGCCGCTGAAGGTGACCGCCTCCCAAGAATTCCTGAAGCTCGTGGTTTTCGTGCCGGAGGGGCACGAGGAGGCGCTCCTGAAGGGGCTCTCCCCGTTCTCCCCCCATCTCGGCAACTACCGCGACTGCTCCTTCCAGGGAGCGGGTGTCGGGCGCTTCACCCCCCTTGACGGTGCGAACCCGTATCTGGGGAAGGTGGGGACGCCGGAGGCCGCGCAGGAGAGCCGCCTGGAGCTCCTGGTGCGCAAGGAGCTCCTCACCCCCGCTCTCGCCGCGCTGAAAAAGGCGCACCCGTACGAGGAGCCCGCCTTTGACCTCTACCCCGTCCTGAACAGGGGGGAGGCGCTCGGGATCGGGAGGATCGGGACACTTCCCGAGGCGCTCCCTGCGGCAGCCTTTGCGGGGATCGTGAAGGAGAGGCTCGGCGCCCCCGCCCTGCGCCTGGTCGGCTCCCCGGAGCGGAGCGTGCGCAAGGTCGCCCTCTGCGGCGGGTCCGGATCGTCCCTCCTCATGGAGGCGGCGAGAAAAGGGGCGGATCTCCTGGTGACGGGGGATCTCAAGTATCATGAAGCGCGCGACGCGGAGGCCCTCGGGGTCGCGGTGATAGACGCCGGGCACTTCGCCACGGAGTACCCCATGGTGGATGCCATGGCACAGGCGCTGCGGGAAGCACTCGCGGCAAAGAGGTTCGAAGCGGAAGTTACGGCATTTAAGGGAGAGAGGGAGCCTTTCAGCTACCTGTGA
- the rsmH gene encoding 16S rRNA (cytosine(1402)-N(4))-methyltransferase RsmH — translation MADFHHISVLPEEVLAQLAPRPGGVYLDGTLGGAGHATLILEASAPDGILIGFDRDVEALAAAGERLAKYGSRVHLFHGNFSEAASRLPEIGISELDGFLLDLGVSSHQLDQDERGFSFQTDAPLDMRMDRSRGPSAADLVNTLPEGELCRIISEYGEERWAKRVASFIVKQRDIAPIETTMQLVDVVKGAIPKAKWEERLHPATRTFQGLRIAVNEELASVEEGVEALLKLLKRGGRGVVISFHSLEDRIVKERFRAAATGCTCPKDLPICVCGRTPQYKVLTGKPLRPQEKELSENPRARSSRLRAIERV, via the coding sequence ATGGCGGACTTTCATCACATATCGGTGCTCCCGGAGGAAGTGCTGGCGCAACTCGCGCCGCGCCCCGGCGGAGTATACCTGGACGGCACCCTCGGCGGCGCCGGCCACGCGACCCTTATCCTGGAGGCATCGGCCCCGGACGGGATCCTCATCGGCTTCGACCGTGACGTCGAGGCGCTCGCCGCAGCAGGGGAGCGCCTGGCGAAATACGGCTCCCGGGTCCACCTCTTTCACGGCAACTTCTCGGAGGCGGCGAGCCGTCTCCCGGAGATCGGCATCAGCGAACTCGACGGCTTCCTCCTCGATCTCGGCGTCTCCTCCCACCAGCTCGACCAGGACGAGCGCGGCTTCTCCTTCCAGACCGACGCGCCGCTCGATATGCGCATGGACAGGAGCCGCGGACCGAGTGCCGCAGATCTCGTGAACACCCTCCCGGAGGGGGAGCTCTGCCGCATCATCTCCGAGTACGGTGAGGAGCGCTGGGCGAAGCGGGTAGCGTCGTTTATCGTGAAGCAGCGCGACATCGCCCCCATCGAGACGACGATGCAGCTTGTCGATGTGGTGAAGGGAGCGATACCGAAGGCGAAGTGGGAAGAGCGCCTCCACCCGGCGACGAGGACCTTCCAGGGGCTGCGCATCGCGGTGAACGAGGAGCTCGCCAGCGTCGAGGAAGGGGTGGAGGCACTCCTGAAGCTCTTGAAGCGTGGGGGGCGAGGGGTGGTGATCTCCTTCCATTCCCTGGAGGACCGCATCGTGAAGGAGCGCTTCCGCGCCGCAGCCACCGGCTGCACCTGCCCGAAGGACCTCCCGATCTGCGTGTGCGGCAGAACCCCGCAGTACAAGGTGCTGACCGGAAAGCCGCTGCGCCCGCAGGAAAAGGAGCTCTCCGAAAACCCCCGGGCGCGCAGCTCGCGGCTGAGGGCGATCGAGAGGGTGTAG
- a CDS encoding THUMP domain-containing class I SAM-dependent RNA methyltransferase: MIKEREFFASTAKGVEEVLGAELVRLGVSSVSQENGGVRFRGDLSSAYRANLWLRCASRILMPVAEFPCESPQQLYDGIRGVEWGEYLTPQMTLCVDCNLRDSALTHSGFVALKTKDAIVDQIREQRGSRPSVDTKDPDLRVNVHLVRNRCTVSLDTSGYPLDRRGYRLERHEAPLKENLAAALVELSGWEGNTPFVDPMCGTGTIAIEAALKALRVPPGLLRGRFGFQRWPGFDRTLWQGLLDEARHGMLGALPAPVGGSDISHSAVAMAWENARRAGVADHLELQRLPIAELSPPPGPGVMIFNPPYGKRLGEQEALKPLYKEIGDVMKQRCKGYTAYLFTGNLELAKSVGLRASRRIVLFNGPIECRLLKYELY, encoded by the coding sequence ATGATAAAAGAGAGAGAGTTTTTCGCCAGTACGGCCAAGGGTGTGGAAGAGGTATTGGGCGCCGAGCTCGTACGCCTCGGGGTTTCCTCCGTGTCGCAGGAAAACGGCGGTGTGCGCTTTCGCGGCGACCTTTCGAGCGCCTACCGTGCCAATCTCTGGCTGAGATGCGCCAGCCGCATCCTCATGCCGGTCGCGGAGTTTCCGTGCGAGTCGCCGCAGCAGCTTTACGACGGGATCAGGGGGGTGGAGTGGGGGGAATACCTCACGCCGCAGATGACCCTCTGCGTCGACTGCAACTTGCGCGACTCCGCGCTTACCCATTCCGGCTTCGTGGCGCTGAAGACGAAGGACGCCATCGTGGACCAGATCAGGGAGCAGCGCGGCAGCCGCCCGAGCGTCGACACGAAGGACCCCGACCTCAGGGTGAACGTGCACCTCGTGCGAAACCGGTGCACGGTGAGCCTCGATACCTCGGGCTACCCCCTGGACCGGCGCGGCTACCGGCTGGAGCGCCACGAGGCCCCTCTGAAGGAGAACCTGGCGGCGGCGCTTGTGGAGCTCTCCGGCTGGGAGGGGAACACACCCTTCGTCGATCCGATGTGCGGCACCGGGACGATCGCCATCGAGGCGGCACTGAAGGCCCTGCGGGTTCCCCCCGGCCTCCTGCGGGGCCGCTTCGGCTTCCAGCGCTGGCCCGGATTCGACAGGACGCTCTGGCAGGGGCTTCTGGACGAGGCGCGACACGGTATGCTGGGCGCGCTGCCGGCGCCGGTCGGGGGGAGCGACATCTCGCACTCCGCCGTCGCCATGGCGTGGGAAAATGCCCGCCGCGCCGGGGTGGCGGATCACCTGGAGTTGCAGCGCCTCCCGATAGCGGAGCTCTCCCCGCCCCCCGGGCCGGGAGTCATGATCTTCAACCCTCCCTACGGCAAGCGCCTCGGCGAGCAGGAGGCGCTGAAGCCCCTGTACAAGGAGATCGGCGACGTCATGAAGCAGCGCTGCAAGGGGTACACGGCGTACCTCTTCACCGGGAACCTGGAGCTCGCGAAGTCCGTGGGGCTGCGCGCTTCCCGAAGAATCGTCCTCTTCAACGGGCCGATCGAGTGCAGGCTTTTGAAGTACGAGTTATATTAA
- a CDS encoding zinc ribbon domain-containing protein: MRNKLRSLYELQEMDLRIDGLDGEKAQLLREVATLEALLADSRRKIEERRQSAQILEEEKAGLEAGLSTENDNITRSETNLREIKTQKEYQAVSKEISGAKKLISELEEQILQKITALEEISGDIARKESDLAQLEANVAAQQAEVKQKVDELEARIAADAAARETTLSALPASVVKRYTRLREQRRGVAVVEAREGNCMGCNMHLPPQLYNTLFRQDDVITCPHCQRILVMRPQQEG, from the coding sequence TTGCGTAACAAGTTGAGGTCGCTGTACGAGTTACAGGAGATGGATCTGCGGATCGACGGTTTGGACGGAGAGAAGGCCCAGCTCCTGAGGGAAGTCGCTACCTTGGAGGCGCTGCTCGCCGACTCGCGTCGCAAGATAGAGGAGCGCAGGCAGAGCGCCCAGATCCTCGAAGAGGAGAAGGCGGGGCTGGAGGCGGGCCTTTCCACCGAAAACGACAACATCACCAGGTCCGAGACGAACCTGAGGGAGATCAAGACGCAGAAGGAGTACCAGGCTGTGTCGAAGGAGATCTCCGGGGCGAAGAAGCTCATCTCGGAGCTGGAGGAGCAGATCCTGCAGAAGATCACCGCCCTTGAAGAGATAAGCGGCGACATCGCCCGCAAGGAGAGCGATCTGGCCCAGCTCGAGGCGAACGTGGCGGCTCAGCAGGCGGAGGTGAAGCAGAAGGTCGACGAGCTCGAGGCGAGAATCGCCGCCGACGCCGCAGCCCGCGAGACGACCCTCTCCGCTCTCCCCGCCTCCGTGGTGAAGCGCTACACCCGTCTTCGGGAGCAGCGCCGCGGGGTCGCGGTCGTCGAGGCGCGCGAGGGGAACTGCATGGGGTGCAACATGCACCTGCCGCCGCAGCTCTACAACACCCTCTTCCGCCAGGACGACGTCATCACCTGCCCGCACTGCCAGCGCATCCTGGTGATGAGGCCGCAGCAGGAAGGGTAG
- the ftsL gene encoding cell division protein FtsL: MAHTKVAYGKVAAPARTGAVVRENWNVFPYLTAVMVLLTLVSIFHVWSRVEVIDLNLKISEASRLYKEELQANKRLRVEVASLKNPARIESLAKGELGLALPTDQQVIIVR; encoded by the coding sequence ATGGCACACACCAAAGTCGCCTACGGGAAAGTCGCAGCACCGGCGCGCACCGGCGCGGTAGTCAGGGAGAACTGGAACGTCTTCCCGTACCTCACCGCCGTCATGGTCCTTCTGACGCTGGTCTCGATCTTCCACGTCTGGTCGAGGGTCGAGGTGATCGACCTCAACCTGAAGATCTCGGAGGCCTCCCGCCTCTACAAGGAAGAGCTGCAGGCCAACAAGAGGCTCAGGGTGGAAGTCGCCTCGCTTAAAAACCCCGCGCGCATCGAGTCGCTGGCAAAGGGTGAGCTGGGGCTGGCACTTCCGACCGACCAGCAGGTGATCATCGTCAGATGA
- a CDS encoding UDP-N-acetylmuramoyl-L-alanyl-D-glutamate--2,6-diaminopimelate ligase: MTFQELLLGMEPLSVTGTLDLAVSGLYYDSRQVQPGGVFFALRGVKSDGTDFVPAALERGAVAVVTESPLSLPGKTVVQVANGRLAMSLMAAAFYGNASAAMPVVGITGTNGKTTTSYLVEGILEQAGFPCAVLGTVSYRLGDYSLPAPNTTPESVDLQRILRELADRGARAAVLEVSSHSLEQHRADGCLFDVGIFTNLTRDHLDYHLDMDSYFRSKLRLFTDLLTPEGAKPKRTAVVNLDDPVGAEIAAQATCPVLGYSVHREAELTVKEVDFSVEGISCTVVSPAGDIRITSDLLGRFNLYNILGAVGAGLALGLPTDAIRLGITSHSKVPGRLERVDNNHGITVLVDYAHTGDALENVLSTVSELKTGRIITVFGCGGDRDRGKRPIMAEVAARYSDLTVITSDNPRTEDPAAILADVRGGIPAGTKEYSAEEAGSFSEKGFTVIESRLEAIQLAIAAARRGDIVLLAGKGHEDYQIIGTTKHHFDDREEAAAALALRG, encoded by the coding sequence ATGACGTTTCAGGAACTTTTGCTCGGCATGGAGCCGCTGTCGGTGACGGGAACCCTCGACCTCGCCGTCTCGGGCCTCTACTACGACTCCCGGCAGGTGCAGCCCGGAGGGGTCTTCTTCGCCCTGCGCGGTGTGAAGAGCGACGGCACCGATTTTGTTCCGGCGGCGCTGGAGCGAGGCGCGGTCGCGGTGGTGACCGAATCGCCGCTGTCACTTCCGGGAAAGACGGTGGTGCAGGTGGCAAACGGCCGCCTCGCCATGAGCCTCATGGCCGCTGCCTTCTACGGAAACGCGTCCGCTGCCATGCCGGTAGTGGGGATCACCGGGACAAACGGCAAGACCACAACGAGCTATCTCGTCGAGGGAATCCTGGAACAGGCGGGGTTCCCTTGCGCCGTTCTCGGCACCGTGAGCTACCGCCTCGGTGACTATTCCCTCCCCGCTCCGAACACCACACCGGAATCGGTCGACCTGCAGAGGATCCTCAGGGAACTCGCCGACCGGGGGGCGCGCGCGGCGGTCCTGGAGGTTTCCTCCCACAGCCTGGAGCAGCACCGTGCAGATGGCTGCCTCTTCGACGTCGGGATCTTCACCAACCTGACCCGCGACCACCTCGACTACCACCTGGACATGGATTCGTACTTCCGCAGCAAGCTGCGCCTCTTCACCGACCTCCTGACACCGGAGGGAGCGAAGCCGAAGCGCACCGCGGTGGTGAATCTGGATGATCCGGTCGGCGCGGAGATCGCCGCCCAGGCGACCTGCCCGGTCCTCGGATACTCTGTGCACCGCGAGGCGGAGCTGACGGTGAAGGAGGTGGACTTCTCGGTGGAGGGGATCAGCTGCACCGTGGTGAGCCCCGCCGGGGACATCCGCATCACCTCCGACCTCCTCGGCCGGTTCAACCTGTACAACATCCTCGGTGCCGTGGGCGCCGGGCTGGCACTGGGCCTTCCGACCGATGCCATCCGCCTGGGGATTACCTCCCACAGCAAGGTCCCCGGCAGGCTGGAGCGGGTCGACAACAACCACGGCATCACCGTACTCGTGGACTACGCCCATACGGGAGACGCGCTGGAGAACGTCCTTTCCACAGTGAGCGAGCTGAAAACGGGGCGGATCATCACCGTCTTTGGCTGCGGCGGGGACCGGGACCGCGGCAAGAGGCCGATCATGGCGGAAGTCGCCGCGCGCTACAGCGACCTCACCGTCATCACCTCGGACAACCCCCGCACCGAAGACCCGGCCGCAATCCTTGCCGATGTGAGGGGGGGGATCCCTGCCGGTACGAAGGAATACTCCGCTGAAGAGGCGGGGTCTTTTTCGGAGAAGGGGTTCACCGTCATCGAGTCGCGCCTGGAAGCGATACAACTCGCCATTGCCGCTGCCCGCAGGGGGGACATCGTTCTTCTCGCCGGGAAGGGGCACGAGGATTACCAGATCATAGGGACCACGAAGCACCACTTCGATGATCGCGAGGAAGCCGCCGCGGCACTCGCGCTGCGGGGGTAA
- a CDS encoding DUF4337 domain-containing protein: MSEEKKEPWLNYLALTTVILAVCATMATFKGGGFSSRSLLSQTQASDQWAYYQSKSIKGYLNEMQKDQLELQLQTVHRDPATEARYREKIEGYGRKVAKYEEEKKKIEQDAKRLEQVRDEATRHGQAFGVAVIFLQIAILLSSIAALLKKRWLWIGGCVVGCYGIVQFANGFFLFM; encoded by the coding sequence ATGTCTGAAGAAAAGAAAGAACCGTGGCTCAACTATCTCGCCCTCACGACCGTCATCCTGGCGGTATGCGCCACCATGGCCACCTTCAAGGGGGGCGGCTTCTCCTCGCGCTCCCTCCTTAGCCAAACCCAGGCCTCGGACCAGTGGGCGTACTACCAGTCGAAGAGCATCAAGGGGTACTTAAACGAGATGCAGAAGGACCAGCTGGAGTTGCAGCTGCAGACCGTGCACCGGGACCCCGCGACGGAAGCGCGCTACCGTGAGAAAATTGAAGGATACGGGAGGAAGGTGGCGAAGTACGAGGAGGAGAAAAAGAAGATCGAGCAGGACGCGAAGCGCCTTGAGCAGGTAAGAGATGAGGCGACCCGTCACGGGCAGGCCTTCGGCGTCGCCGTCATTTTCCTGCAGATTGCCATTCTCCTCTCCTCCATCGCCGCGCTCCTGAAGAAACGCTGGCTCTGGATCGGCGGGTGTGTCGTAGGGTGCTACGGCATCGTGCAGTTTGCAAACGGCTTCTTCCTCTTCATGTGA
- a CDS encoding penicillin-binding protein, with protein sequence MMEKRDKWARVRMRSVALFFCVFFLLVTTRLFYLQVLQKDRLVKLAERQHQRIVSLTPGRGGIYDVNSAPLAVSIEMDSCYAETRNMEHIPTAAAKLAPLIGMTAPELEAKLKGARNFVWLARRITPDLAAHIKALGLEGIGFVKESKRFYPNSEVAAHVVGFTGMDPGGLEGIEKKYDSTILGNTGYLVTERDALGRDVDLKGGESKQGSKGSSVYLTLDKNIQYIAEKELAQAVEKNRAKGGIAIVMEPDTGKVLAMANYPTFNPNTYFKYPPGALRNRAISDTFEPGSTFKMFLVAAALEHRVISAGERFNCENGSYQYAGRTIHDTHPYGALSVPEILKYSSNIGAAKIGSRLGAERLYNALIGFGFGDRSDVDLPGEAGGYLRQKDKWYPINLATISFGQGVSATALQIASAVSAIANGGQLMKPYLVDRILDDSGNVVKQCAPQVKRRVVSAQTAKTVAHMLEGVVIEGGTGTNAAVEGYRVAGKTGTAQKVDPVTRGYSATKRTASFVGFVPLEQPRLTILVVVDEPGTSPYGGVVAAPAFSAIAQQALCYLKVPVDKGAPTKKKPETAPSVPAPPVQTEQMVEGGTVDGGEAGVMPNFRGMSMRQVLRIMEKSGLNVKLEGSGRAVEQNPAPGSHITPHDPVWVRFVPSA encoded by the coding sequence ATGATGGAGAAGCGGGATAAATGGGCGCGGGTAAGGATGCGCTCGGTTGCCCTCTTCTTCTGCGTCTTCTTCCTGCTGGTAACCACGAGGCTCTTTTACCTGCAGGTGCTGCAAAAGGATCGTCTGGTGAAGCTCGCGGAGCGCCAGCACCAGAGGATAGTCTCCCTTACCCCCGGGAGGGGGGGGATCTACGATGTGAACAGCGCTCCGCTGGCGGTGTCGATAGAGATGGACTCCTGCTATGCCGAGACGCGCAACATGGAGCACATTCCGACCGCTGCCGCAAAGCTCGCCCCCCTCATCGGGATGACCGCGCCGGAACTCGAGGCGAAGCTTAAAGGGGCGAGGAACTTCGTCTGGCTCGCCCGCAGGATCACCCCGGACCTGGCGGCGCACATAAAGGCGCTGGGGCTGGAAGGGATCGGCTTTGTAAAGGAGAGCAAGCGCTTCTACCCCAATTCCGAAGTCGCCGCCCACGTGGTCGGCTTCACCGGGATGGACCCCGGCGGGCTGGAGGGGATAGAGAAGAAGTACGACTCCACCATCCTCGGCAACACCGGTTATCTGGTGACCGAGCGGGATGCCCTCGGGCGCGACGTGGACCTGAAGGGGGGGGAGTCGAAGCAGGGCTCCAAGGGGAGCAGCGTCTACCTCACCCTCGACAAGAACATCCAGTACATCGCGGAGAAGGAGCTCGCCCAGGCGGTTGAGAAGAACAGGGCCAAGGGGGGGATCGCCATAGTCATGGAGCCGGACACCGGCAAGGTGCTGGCGATGGCGAATTATCCGACCTTCAACCCGAACACCTATTTCAAGTACCCTCCGGGGGCGCTGAGAAACCGCGCCATCTCCGATACCTTCGAGCCCGGCTCCACCTTCAAGATGTTCCTCGTGGCAGCCGCACTGGAGCACCGCGTCATCTCCGCCGGGGAGCGCTTCAACTGCGAGAACGGGTCGTACCAGTACGCGGGGCGCACGATCCACGACACGCACCCTTACGGGGCGCTGAGCGTGCCGGAGATCCTCAAGTACTCCAGTAACATCGGGGCCGCGAAGATAGGGAGCCGGCTCGGGGCCGAGCGCCTCTACAACGCGCTCATCGGCTTCGGCTTCGGGGACAGGAGCGACGTGGACCTTCCCGGAGAGGCGGGAGGGTACCTGCGCCAGAAGGACAAGTGGTACCCGATCAACCTCGCCACCATCTCCTTCGGGCAGGGTGTCTCGGCGACAGCGCTGCAGATAGCGTCTGCCGTCTCCGCGATAGCAAACGGCGGCCAGCTCATGAAACCGTACCTGGTGGACCGCATCCTCGACGACAGCGGCAATGTCGTGAAGCAGTGCGCGCCGCAGGTGAAAAGGCGGGTCGTCTCGGCCCAGACCGCCAAGACGGTCGCCCACATGCTGGAAGGGGTCGTCATCGAGGGGGGGACCGGCACGAACGCCGCCGTGGAGGGGTACCGCGTCGCAGGAAAGACCGGCACCGCCCAGAAGGTCGACCCGGTCACCCGCGGCTACTCCGCCACGAAGAGGACTGCGTCCTTTGTCGGTTTTGTCCCTTTGGAGCAGCCGCGCCTGACGATCCTCGTGGTGGTGGACGAGCCGGGCACCAGCCCGTACGGCGGCGTCGTGGCGGCACCTGCCTTCAGCGCCATCGCGCAGCAGGCCCTTTGCTACCTGAAGGTCCCGGTGGACAAGGGAGCACCCACGAAGAAAAAGCCGGAAACGGCACCGTCGGTCCCTGCACCGCCGGTGCAGACGGAGCAGATGGTGGAGGGTGGCACCGTCGACGGAGGGGAGGCGGGGGTCATGCCGAACTTCAGGGGTATGAGCATGCGCCAGGTTCTGCGCATAATGGAAAAGAGCGGACTGAACGTGAAGCTGGAGGGGAGCGGCAGGGCGGTGGAGCAGAACCCGGCGCCGGGAAGCCACATCACGCCGCACGATCCGGTCTGGGTGCGCTTCGTACCGTCGGCCTAG